Proteins from one Arthrobacter sp. Soc17.1.1.1 genomic window:
- a CDS encoding HNH endonuclease signature motif containing protein — protein sequence MRTNAEYREECERIDARILSLAAQKARIDAEMAVATEELRKLLEDEFFDYQNGRTPGVRPGSLSGNEAGVRRRTNLADTAAAAEVACLLRIPQRTAHRLVQHAAVLVKHQPRTLAALHAGTISWTHATTLVHECSDLPPQAAAQLEEHLLPIAADTTAARTAVKARTLRARLHPEPLHARATTAAARRRVDLEPDHDAMAWLHIYLPATDATAIDTRLTTTARALQSPTETRTLPHLRTDILTDLLLTPACPARLCPGAENPTAAPRSAGTSHSTPVSAGVGPYAAEPSGARRSKDACGGCRCGFGLLSGTQPGAGGVGGAGGAGGAGGAGGVGGVGGAGGMVEPRIRAHVNVTVPVLTLLGLDDTPADLEGYGPIPADTARRLAAHAPSFTRLLTHPETGAVLSVGRTTYTVPADLKQWLRVRDQTCRHPGCTTPASRCDLDHTVPWSHHGPTDHDNLAHLCRTHHMLKTQGIWHYTQHAPGDPVGTLTAISPTGRTYTTTPDPPPF from the coding sequence ATGAGGACGAACGCGGAATACCGGGAAGAATGCGAGCGGATCGACGCTCGTATCCTGTCCCTCGCCGCGCAGAAAGCCCGTATCGACGCCGAGATGGCGGTGGCCACCGAGGAGCTGCGGAAACTCCTCGAGGACGAATTCTTCGACTACCAGAATGGCCGAACCCCCGGCGTCCGGCCCGGCTCACTCTCCGGCAACGAGGCGGGCGTGCGGCGGCGGACGAATCTCGCCGACACGGCCGCCGCCGCCGAGGTCGCGTGCCTGCTGCGGATCCCCCAACGCACCGCCCATCGCCTCGTCCAGCACGCCGCGGTCCTGGTCAAACACCAGCCCAGAACCCTCGCGGCACTGCACGCCGGGACCATCTCCTGGACCCACGCAACGACCCTGGTCCACGAATGCTCCGACCTGCCCCCGCAGGCCGCTGCCCAGCTCGAAGAACACCTCCTACCCATCGCCGCGGACACCACCGCCGCCCGGACCGCGGTCAAAGCCCGTACCCTGCGCGCCCGCCTGCACCCCGAGCCCCTCCACGCCCGCGCCACCACCGCCGCCGCGCGACGCCGGGTGGACCTCGAACCCGATCACGACGCCATGGCCTGGCTGCACATCTACCTGCCAGCCACCGACGCCACCGCCATCGACACCCGGCTGACCACCACCGCCCGCGCCCTGCAGAGCCCTACCGAGACCCGCACCCTGCCCCACCTACGCACCGACATCCTCACCGATCTCCTCCTGACCCCCGCCTGCCCCGCGCGCCTCTGTCCGGGTGCGGAGAACCCGACAGCCGCACCTCGTAGTGCCGGCACCAGCCACAGCACACCCGTCAGCGCTGGTGTCGGGCCGTACGCCGCAGAGCCCTCCGGTGCTCGCCGGAGCAAGGATGCATGCGGCGGTTGCCGCTGCGGGTTCGGGCTTCTGTCCGGTACGCAGCCGGGTGCCGGCGGTGTCGGCGGTGCCGGCGGTGCCGGCGGTGCCGGCGGTGCCGGCGGTGTCGGCGGTGTCGGCGGTGCCGGTGGGATGGTGGAGCCGAGGATCCGGGCTCACGTCAACGTCACCGTGCCCGTATTGACCCTCCTCGGTCTTGACGACACCCCCGCCGACCTCGAAGGCTATGGGCCCATCCCAGCCGACACCGCCCGCCGCCTCGCCGCCCACGCCCCCTCTTTCACCCGACTCCTCACGCACCCTGAAACGGGGGCCGTGCTCAGTGTCGGCCGCACCACCTACACGGTCCCGGCCGACCTCAAACAATGGCTGCGCGTGCGCGACCAGACCTGCCGCCACCCCGGCTGCACCACCCCTGCCTCCCGCTGCGACCTCGACCACACTGTGCCCTGGTCCCACCACGGGCCCACCGACCACGACAACCTCGCCCACCTCTGCCGCACCCACCACATGCTCAAAACCCAGGGCATCTGGCACTACACACAACACGCCCCCGGCGATCCCGTCGGCACCCTCACTGCGATCTCCCCCACCGGCCGCACCTACACCACCACTCCCGACCCACCACCCTTCTGA
- a CDS encoding PKD domain-containing protein, with translation MKSLLVRIILIIPIFLFCTPLATALGDGNDIRFDGDTATAKVRDTSSFGKNALGGRPDAQRGSGAKEVPAMLPVNDGIEYTYVRACTAGVGEALDPATCPRMNAQCAAQEGGILVNWIEVNNNTQPATRTPTGRTSCMYPGEPPQPPVEGAAVPEQAPIVISLEEFQKQPVLAATILSQPSNFGLRNAHSNIYAQAQEQEFTFDFQDASIVLKARPVSYRWAYGDGSSMTTTTPGGPVIENAFNTPTTTSHQYAQTGDFQVTVTTFFAGDYSVDGGPFQPVAGEAAVVSAPHLMSIWRTQSHQVSQDCLENPTGIGCQPPTR, from the coding sequence ATGAAGTCCCTATTGGTCCGCATCATTCTAATCATTCCCATTTTCTTATTCTGCACTCCTTTAGCGACGGCGTTGGGTGATGGCAACGACATCCGATTCGACGGCGACACAGCGACTGCAAAGGTTCGAGATACCAGTTCCTTCGGCAAGAATGCACTAGGAGGCAGACCCGACGCTCAACGAGGCAGTGGGGCAAAAGAGGTGCCGGCAATGTTGCCCGTGAACGATGGCATCGAGTACACCTACGTCCGTGCCTGCACAGCCGGAGTCGGTGAGGCACTCGACCCAGCGACCTGCCCGAGGATGAACGCCCAGTGCGCTGCCCAGGAGGGTGGCATCTTGGTGAACTGGATCGAGGTGAACAACAACACGCAGCCGGCAACGCGGACGCCGACAGGCCGGACCTCGTGTATGTACCCAGGCGAGCCGCCCCAACCACCGGTGGAGGGCGCGGCAGTGCCGGAGCAAGCGCCCATCGTCATCAGCCTTGAAGAGTTCCAGAAGCAGCCGGTGCTGGCCGCGACGATCCTGTCACAGCCCTCGAACTTCGGGCTACGGAACGCCCACTCGAATATCTATGCGCAGGCTCAGGAGCAGGAATTCACGTTCGACTTCCAGGACGCCTCGATCGTGCTCAAAGCCCGGCCGGTGTCCTACCGATGGGCCTACGGTGACGGCTCCAGCATGACGACCACCACGCCCGGCGGCCCTGTCATCGAGAACGCTTTCAACACTCCCACGACGACGAGCCATCAGTACGCTCAGACCGGGGACTTCCAGGTCACCGTGACCACGTTCTTCGCCGGGGACTATTCAGTGGACGGCGGACCGTTCCAGCCGGTCGCCGGAGAAGCTGCGGTCGTCTCCGCGCCGCATCTCATGAGTATCTGGCGAACGCAGTCCCACCAAGTGAGTCAGGACTGCCTGGAGAACCCGACCGGCATCGGCTGCCAGCCACCCACGCGCTGA
- a CDS encoding DUF6318 family protein has translation MSASAGPEPSPASSAGPAANIPVPVKPALADENSAKGLEAFTKYWFELFSYGYETNDWAPFEAVTDPRCETCSNAVSAVKGVYANGGWVSGANSDVTTFTTDFLTNTEGSIGSYVEVVQGASKTYSSSGEVEADAPEGDPNFNAIFSAHLEGRWVMLDFGAPEGTG, from the coding sequence GTGTCGGCTTCCGCCGGCCCCGAGCCGTCGCCTGCGTCGTCGGCCGGTCCGGCGGCGAACATCCCGGTGCCGGTGAAGCCTGCACTGGCGGACGAGAACTCGGCCAAGGGGCTCGAAGCGTTCACTAAGTACTGGTTCGAGCTGTTCTCCTACGGCTACGAGACCAACGACTGGGCGCCGTTCGAGGCAGTAACGGACCCTCGATGTGAGACATGTTCCAATGCAGTCAGCGCGGTCAAAGGCGTCTACGCGAATGGCGGATGGGTTTCTGGAGCCAATTCGGACGTCACAACGTTCACCACCGATTTCCTGACGAACACAGAGGGATCAATTGGTTCTTATGTAGAAGTTGTTCAAGGGGCCTCAAAAACCTACTCGTCCTCTGGCGAGGTCGAAGCCGATGCGCCAGAAGGGGATCCCAATTTCAATGCTATCTTCTCAGCTCACTTAGAAGGCCGTTGGGTGATGCTTGATTTCGGTGCGCCTGAGGGGACAGGGTAA
- a CDS encoding transporter, with translation MVADLLRLKLLLLRNSLKRSTGQLIGVILGGLYGLGLLVLLMIGLVLLGTAELEVIRTVLVIGGSAAVLGWIIIPIAATGIDMTLDPARFVTFAIPMRQLLAGLVLGGLVGIPGVVTLIATLTQVITWIRYPAAALTALVCGLVAVLLCVVASRLVTTAVSSMTGSRRFKDVNGIVAFIPLIFLGPIIGGVTAGFQSSPGFAVTLADVLAWTPLGALWAAPADVAAGYFGPAILKFLIGTATLVLFLVLWSRSLTHALVTPPYNAVTKRAGGNLGWFSRFPATPTGAIAARALTYWLRDPRYSASLVVIPFLAVLLYFSGGGSGTAFAFLGPLTAFLLAWSISADISYDNTAFSLHVSTGVRGYDDRLGRAVALMVFSLPVTLVFTVVPLLVTGRTEDLPVMLGLSLGLLLTGAGLSSVVSARYTYNVPLPGESAFKTPPGTNFTMFAVQFIGWFVMLLLALPEIVLTILYFVTGDALFGWLTVVVGLVLGSVLFVVGIRTGGRWYDRRAPELLLAVSANR, from the coding sequence GTGGTTGCGGACCTCCTGAGACTCAAGCTCCTCCTGCTGCGGAACTCGCTCAAGCGCAGCACCGGGCAGCTCATCGGCGTGATCCTCGGCGGTCTGTACGGGCTGGGACTGCTGGTCCTGCTCATGATCGGCCTGGTGCTGCTCGGCACCGCTGAGCTCGAGGTCATCAGGACCGTCCTCGTGATCGGCGGTTCGGCGGCCGTGCTCGGCTGGATCATCATCCCCATCGCGGCGACCGGCATCGACATGACCCTCGACCCCGCGCGGTTCGTGACCTTCGCGATCCCGATGCGCCAGCTGCTCGCCGGTCTCGTGCTCGGCGGTCTCGTGGGCATCCCGGGGGTGGTCACCCTGATCGCCACGCTGACGCAGGTGATCACGTGGATCCGCTACCCGGCGGCCGCCCTGACGGCCCTCGTCTGCGGTCTGGTCGCCGTCCTGCTGTGCGTCGTGGCCTCGCGGCTCGTGACGACGGCGGTGTCCTCGATGACGGGCTCGCGACGCTTCAAGGACGTCAACGGCATCGTCGCCTTCATCCCCCTGATCTTCCTCGGCCCGATCATCGGGGGAGTCACGGCAGGGTTCCAGAGCTCGCCGGGCTTCGCAGTGACCCTCGCCGACGTCCTCGCCTGGACTCCGCTCGGTGCGCTGTGGGCGGCACCGGCGGACGTCGCGGCGGGATACTTCGGTCCGGCGATCCTGAAGTTCCTGATCGGGACGGCCACGCTGGTGCTGTTCCTCGTGCTCTGGAGCCGCAGCCTCACGCACGCCCTGGTCACGCCTCCCTACAACGCCGTCACGAAGAGGGCGGGCGGGAACCTCGGCTGGTTCTCCCGGTTCCCGGCGACCCCCACGGGCGCCATCGCGGCGAGGGCGCTGACCTACTGGCTCCGCGACCCGCGGTATTCCGCGTCCCTCGTGGTGATCCCGTTCCTCGCGGTGCTGCTCTACTTCTCGGGTGGAGGATCGGGCACGGCGTTCGCCTTCCTCGGTCCACTCACCGCATTTCTACTCGCGTGGTCCATCTCGGCCGACATCTCCTACGACAACACCGCCTTCAGCCTGCACGTCTCCACCGGTGTCAGAGGCTACGACGACCGTCTCGGCCGGGCCGTCGCCCTGATGGTCTTCTCCCTACCGGTCACCCTCGTCTTCACGGTGGTGCCGTTGCTCGTCACGGGCCGGACCGAGGATCTGCCCGTGATGCTGGGTCTGTCGCTCGGCCTGCTGCTGACCGGCGCGGGCCTGTCGAGCGTCGTATCGGCGCGCTACACCTACAACGTCCCGCTGCCCGGCGAGAGCGCCTTCAAGACGCCGCCGGGGACGAACTTCACCATGTTCGCCGTCCAGTTCATCGGATGGTTCGTGATGCTGTTGCTGGCGCTGCCCGAGATCGTCCTCACGATCCTCTACTTCGTGACCGGTGACGCCCTGTTCGGCTGGCTGACCGTCGTGGTCGGGCTGGTGCTCGGCAGTGTGCTGTTCGTGGTCGGTATCAGGACGGGTGGCCGGTGGTACGACCGCAGGGCTCCCGAGCTTCTCCTGGCGGTCTCCGCCAACCGCTGA
- a CDS encoding ABC transporter ATP-binding protein: protein MSSLVPPPTDENNPQARAGTAALSIRGLAKRFGEKIAVNGVTLEVPPGSFYGLVGPNGAGKTTTLSMATGLLRPDYGQALVHGVDVWAQPLEAKKLMGILPDGVRLFDRLTGEQLVTYAGLLRGMDRETVLERTGDLLRALDLANDAGTLVVDYSAGMTKKIALASALIHAPKLLVLDEPFESVDPVSAANIRDILTGYVRSGGSVIVSSHVMDLVQRMCDHVAVIAAGTVLAAGTVDEVRGDATLEDRFVELVGGRSTSEGLSWLRTS, encoded by the coding sequence ATGAGTTCCCTCGTGCCACCGCCGACCGATGAGAACAATCCGCAGGCCAGGGCCGGTACGGCCGCGCTGAGCATCCGCGGTCTCGCCAAGCGTTTCGGGGAGAAGATCGCCGTGAACGGCGTGACGCTCGAGGTCCCGCCGGGCTCCTTCTACGGTCTCGTGGGACCGAACGGCGCCGGCAAGACCACCACGCTCTCCATGGCCACGGGCCTGCTCCGCCCCGACTACGGCCAGGCGCTCGTGCACGGCGTCGATGTCTGGGCGCAGCCGCTCGAGGCGAAGAAGCTCATGGGCATCCTGCCCGACGGCGTCAGGCTGTTCGACCGGCTCACCGGCGAGCAGCTCGTCACCTATGCGGGACTGCTGCGCGGCATGGACCGCGAGACCGTGCTGGAGCGCACCGGCGACCTGCTGCGCGCCCTCGACCTCGCGAACGACGCCGGGACGCTCGTGGTCGACTACTCGGCGGGCATGACGAAGAAGATCGCGCTCGCCTCGGCCCTGATCCACGCACCGAAGCTCCTCGTCCTCGACGAACCGTTCGAGTCCGTCGACCCGGTCTCGGCCGCGAACATCCGTGACATCTTGACGGGCTATGTGCGCTCCGGCGGCTCGGTCATCGTGTCCAGCCACGTGATGGACCTCGTGCAGCGCATGTGCGACCACGTCGCCGTCATCGCGGCGGGCACCGTCCTCGCCGCGGGGACCGTCGACGAGGTCCGGGGCGACGCGACCCTCGAGGACCGCTTCGTCGAGCTCGTCGGCGGCCGCAGCACATCGGAAGGGCTGTCGTGGTTGCGGACCTCCTGA
- a CDS encoding NADH:flavin oxidoreductase/NADH oxidase encodes MTPAAPAGTPGLFDPIALRSLDLPHRGWVAAMCQYSCDPATAPGVPTDWHLVHLGQFATGGAALIITEAAAVSPEGMISPRDAGIYTQEQADAWRRINDFVHEHSAVGTKTAVQLAHAGRKASTYWPFSGKQDSVPESEGGWQTVGPTDEAFGRYAAPRAMTEEDIRKVIRDFGAAAALAVDAGFDTMEIHAAHGYLLHQFLSPLVNTRTDGWGGSEEARFRLTLEVIREVRRVIPDTMPLLLRISASDWTEGGIDGAVSARLAKRAAEEGVDFVDVSSGGAVPRASIPVGPGYQVALAEEVRTSGVPTGAVGLISDPRQADDVIREERADVVLIARAALRDPHWWMRAAGELGHDLVPAPQYERAGGF; translated from the coding sequence ATGACTCCCGCAGCTCCCGCCGGTACGCCCGGCCTGTTCGACCCGATCGCGCTCCGTTCCCTGGACCTGCCCCACCGGGGCTGGGTCGCGGCGATGTGCCAGTACTCGTGCGATCCGGCCACGGCTCCCGGCGTGCCCACGGACTGGCACCTCGTGCACCTCGGGCAGTTCGCCACCGGGGGCGCCGCGCTCATCATCACGGAGGCCGCCGCGGTGAGTCCGGAGGGCATGATCAGCCCCCGCGACGCCGGTATCTACACGCAGGAGCAGGCGGACGCCTGGCGCCGCATCAACGACTTCGTCCACGAGCACAGTGCGGTCGGGACGAAGACCGCGGTGCAGCTGGCGCACGCCGGGCGGAAGGCCTCCACGTACTGGCCCTTCAGCGGGAAGCAGGATTCCGTCCCGGAGTCCGAGGGCGGCTGGCAGACCGTCGGCCCCACCGACGAGGCCTTCGGCCGGTACGCTGCGCCCCGGGCCATGACCGAGGAGGACATCCGGAAGGTCATCCGCGACTTCGGTGCTGCCGCAGCCCTCGCCGTCGACGCCGGCTTCGACACCATGGAGATCCACGCCGCCCACGGGTACCTGCTGCACCAGTTCCTCTCCCCGCTGGTCAACACCCGCACGGACGGCTGGGGCGGCTCCGAGGAGGCCCGCTTCCGGCTGACGCTCGAGGTGATCCGCGAGGTCCGGCGCGTCATCCCCGACACCATGCCGCTGCTGCTGCGCATCTCCGCGTCCGACTGGACCGAGGGCGGGATCGACGGCGCCGTGTCGGCACGGCTCGCCAAGCGTGCCGCGGAGGAGGGTGTCGACTTCGTGGACGTGTCGTCCGGCGGAGCCGTCCCCAGGGCGTCCATCCCTGTCGGCCCCGGCTATCAGGTGGCCCTCGCCGAGGAGGTGCGGACCTCCGGCGTGCCGACCGGCGCCGTCGGCCTCATCAGCGACCCGCGCCAGGCCGACGACGTCATCCGCGAGGAGCGGGCCGACGTCGTCCTCATCGCCCGGGCCGCCCTGCGCGACCCGCACTGGTGGATGCGCGCCGCGGGCGAGCTCGGCCACGACCTCGTCCCCGCACCCCAGTACGAGCGGGCAGGCGGCTTCTGA
- a CDS encoding tetratricopeptide repeat protein has protein sequence MSTPPQRGGMPPSAMNLRGAVDLSALKARADAAARPAATRQPSAGPSPYVVEVTEQTFPQLVQLSTQVPVVVNLRATWSEQSNQVTAVLEAAAVEFDGRILLANVDLEAQPQIALAFQAQGAPTVVAVVKGQPVPLFEGAVPDPQIRAYLDELLKVAEANGVTGTLNDGAGPGPAAPEEPPLPPLHQEAFDAIEAGDYPAAAAAYRRALAEQPADADAKAGLAQVELMQRVQDADAAAVRQRGADEPDTVDAQLAVADLDLTGGHVEDAFNRVVAFIGRTSGEDREAARKRLLELFDVVGVADPRVAKARSALARALF, from the coding sequence TTGTCCACACCACCACAGCGGGGCGGCATGCCGCCGTCCGCCATGAACCTGCGGGGAGCGGTGGACCTGTCCGCGCTCAAGGCGCGGGCCGACGCCGCCGCCCGCCCCGCCGCGACGCGCCAGCCCTCGGCAGGGCCGAGCCCGTACGTCGTCGAGGTGACCGAGCAGACGTTCCCGCAGCTGGTGCAGCTCTCCACCCAGGTGCCCGTGGTCGTGAACCTCCGCGCCACCTGGAGCGAGCAGTCGAACCAGGTGACCGCTGTCCTCGAGGCGGCGGCGGTGGAGTTCGACGGACGCATCCTGCTCGCCAACGTCGATCTGGAGGCCCAGCCGCAGATCGCCCTGGCGTTCCAGGCCCAGGGCGCGCCGACCGTCGTCGCCGTGGTCAAGGGCCAGCCGGTCCCGCTGTTCGAGGGCGCCGTGCCCGATCCCCAGATCCGCGCGTACCTCGACGAACTCCTGAAGGTCGCGGAGGCCAACGGTGTGACGGGCACGCTCAACGACGGCGCCGGACCCGGCCCGGCCGCGCCCGAGGAGCCGCCGCTGCCGCCCCTGCACCAGGAGGCGTTCGACGCCATCGAGGCCGGGGACTACCCGGCCGCGGCCGCCGCCTACCGCCGCGCGCTGGCGGAGCAGCCCGCCGACGCGGACGCCAAGGCCGGGCTCGCGCAGGTCGAGCTCATGCAGCGGGTGCAGGACGCGGATGCCGCCGCCGTCCGGCAGCGCGGCGCCGACGAGCCGGACACCGTCGACGCGCAGCTCGCCGTCGCCGACCTCGATCTCACGGGCGGCCACGTGGAGGACGCCTTCAACCGCGTCGTCGCCTTCATCGGACGGACCTCGGGCGAGGACAGGGAAGCGGCGCGCAAGCGCCTGCTGGAGCTGTTCGACGTCGTCGGCGTCGCCGATCCGCGCGTCGCGAAGGCCCGCAGCGCGCTCGCGCGCGCCCTCTTCTAG
- a CDS encoding AI-2E family transporter, which produces MTDHQEVPLDQPLPRPEPPGTVEDTQPAAAPGDGTPPPSTMRSLFSLARKSLPAAQPRPRFEFPPEREPVGVAVDPDVSLADERLKFSGPDRRSMRTHPIHFGFMMSVGVGLALLAFFIITNVGQLLVWIGAALFIALGLDPIVRWLETKGVPRPAGIAVALSVLVGIVAGFFALLIPTIVSQTSQIVERAPGYADDFLNSEFFTTLDQQFQVRDRVVSEIDKFFANSEAVGGIFGGVLGVGTVIINGLFGSLVILVLALYFLASLPSIKKWAYRLAPRSRRPRVEVLSEEITRSVGMYVIGQACVALLNGTFAFIVMSIADVPFSVLLAFVVALLAFIPLVGGTIAAVIVSLIALTVGWHTALLFAIPYVAYLQFEAYFISPRIMQRAVAVPGAVAVIAVIAGGSLLGVLGALIAIPTAAAVMLLLKEVFIARQDSQ; this is translated from the coding sequence TTGACAGACCACCAGGAAGTCCCGCTCGACCAGCCGCTCCCGCGGCCCGAGCCGCCCGGGACCGTCGAGGACACGCAGCCCGCAGCTGCACCGGGCGACGGCACGCCTCCGCCGTCGACCATGCGCTCCCTCTTCTCGCTCGCCCGGAAGTCCCTCCCGGCGGCGCAGCCGCGGCCCCGCTTCGAGTTCCCGCCGGAACGCGAACCCGTGGGCGTCGCCGTCGACCCCGACGTGTCGCTCGCCGACGAGCGCCTGAAGTTCAGCGGCCCCGACCGCCGCAGCATGAGGACGCACCCCATCCACTTCGGCTTCATGATGAGCGTCGGCGTGGGGCTCGCACTGCTGGCGTTCTTCATCATCACCAACGTGGGCCAGCTCCTGGTGTGGATCGGGGCGGCCCTCTTCATCGCCCTCGGGCTCGATCCGATCGTCCGGTGGCTCGAGACGAAGGGCGTGCCGCGCCCGGCGGGCATCGCGGTGGCCCTGTCCGTGCTCGTGGGCATCGTGGCCGGGTTCTTCGCCCTGCTCATCCCGACGATCGTGAGCCAGACCTCCCAGATCGTGGAGCGCGCCCCGGGGTACGCCGACGACTTCCTGAACTCGGAGTTCTTCACGACGCTCGACCAGCAGTTCCAGGTCCGCGACCGCGTGGTCTCGGAGATCGACAAGTTCTTCGCCAACAGCGAGGCCGTGGGCGGGATCTTCGGCGGGGTCCTCGGCGTCGGCACGGTGATCATCAACGGCCTGTTCGGCTCCCTGGTGATCCTGGTCCTCGCGCTCTACTTCCTCGCGTCCCTGCCGTCCATCAAGAAGTGGGCGTACCGGCTCGCGCCCCGCTCGCGCAGGCCCCGCGTGGAGGTCCTCTCCGAGGAGATCACCCGCAGCGTCGGCATGTACGTGATCGGCCAGGCCTGCGTGGCCCTCCTGAATGGCACGTTCGCGTTCATCGTGATGTCGATCGCCGATGTCCCGTTCTCCGTGCTGCTGGCGTTCGTCGTCGCGCTGCTGGCGTTCATCCCGCTGGTGGGCGGCACCATCGCCGCGGTGATCGTCAGCCTCATCGCCCTGACGGTCGGCTGGCACACAGCGCTCCTGTTCGCCATCCCCTACGTGGCGTACCTCCAGTTCGAGGCGTACTTCATCTCGCCGCGCATCATGCAGCGCGCCGTCGCGGTCCCCGGCGCGGTCGCGGTGATCGCCGTCATCGCCGGCGGCAGCCTCCTCGGCGTCCTCGGCGCGCTGATCGCCATCCCGACGGCGGCGGCCGTGATGCTGCTCCTCAAGGAAGTGTTCATCGCCCGGCAGGACAGCCAGTAG
- a CDS encoding alpha/beta hydrolase — protein MPSDPYTFMPSDEAIEIRAATVLPADRRDIELHTADGLTLVGEFAAPAGGRAPRATLVTLHPLPTHGGFMDSHVYRKASFRLPALADIAVLRFNTRGTCSPRGCSEGAFDGGDGERLDLQAAVEWAVAQGLEHIWLVGWSFGTELCLKYGAQDPVAELIEGAILLSPPLHRAVDADLDAWGASGLPLKVLVPEFDDYLVPEDAERRFARVPQADVTGVDGAKHLWVGEKYAARALNEIVGVVRPDLELPLPARWTGPSAVAPSAPAGG, from the coding sequence CATGCCCAGCGACGAGGCGATCGAGATCCGCGCGGCGACGGTGCTCCCCGCCGACCGGCGCGACATCGAGCTGCACACCGCCGACGGCCTGACGCTCGTGGGCGAGTTCGCCGCCCCCGCCGGCGGCCGTGCGCCGAGGGCCACGCTCGTGACCCTCCACCCCCTGCCCACGCACGGCGGTTTCATGGACTCGCACGTGTACCGGAAGGCGTCCTTCCGGCTGCCCGCCCTGGCCGACATCGCCGTCCTGCGGTTCAACACGCGCGGGACCTGCTCGCCGCGCGGCTGCAGCGAGGGCGCGTTCGACGGCGGCGACGGCGAGCGGCTGGACCTCCAGGCCGCCGTCGAGTGGGCCGTGGCGCAGGGGCTCGAGCACATCTGGCTCGTGGGCTGGTCCTTCGGGACCGAGCTGTGCCTCAAGTACGGCGCCCAGGACCCGGTGGCGGAGCTGATCGAGGGCGCCATCCTGCTGTCACCGCCGCTGCACCGCGCCGTCGACGCCGACCTCGACGCGTGGGGGGCCAGCGGGCTGCCCCTGAAGGTGCTCGTCCCCGAGTTCGACGACTACCTGGTCCCCGAGGACGCGGAGCGCCGGTTCGCCCGCGTGCCCCAGGCGGACGTGACCGGCGTGGACGGCGCGAAGCACCTGTGGGTGGGGGAGAAGTACGCGGCACGCGCGCTCAACGAGATCGTCGGCGTCGTGCGCCCGGACCTCGAGCTCCCCCTGCCCGCCCGGTGGACGGGACCGTCCGCCGTCGCGCCCTCGGCACCGGCGGGCGGCTGA